The Gossypium hirsutum isolate 1008001.06 chromosome A13, Gossypium_hirsutum_v2.1, whole genome shotgun sequence nucleotide sequence TTCTCCGCTCATTATCACTCTATGATTCACCGCTTTTAATCTCCCATTACTCCAtgccttcaatttttgaaatcaaaattaataatcattttatgataattattcAGATTCAACGCCACTAATCTAATATCtctctaaatattttattatgagtaagataaattcaaaattttgaatcaaaTTCTAGTGACAGCAAATTTTTGACCCTTAAATTTCATGTTCTATATATTTACATAGATCATATATGCATTTTAAGTTTTGCGTAATTTAAAATTGAACATTAATCACATATATACCTTGAGAGGATCTCCAACAACAAAGCAAAAGGAAGAAGGAGATAAAGACAACTTGATCCATTGGCCGTTGACCTCAATTTCTAGTCCTGAAACTTGATCATCACAAATGATTGTGCTGACAGGTTTATCAGTATGAGCAAAGAGTCCTTTCTCATACTCTCCCGGTGGAGGggccatgtatttcataaatctCACCAGTGATTTGTAGTTTATCATCACAGACTCCCATTTCTCCCCTAATCCATAACTATCAATTATCATTAACCAAATTAACTTGTTCAACTCCTCTATTTGTGTCGTCATGGTATGTAGAGTGTTACTGATACGAAAGATCAAAAGAAAATGTGAAAAACAGGAATTTGCTCTACTCGAAACAAAAATGAATTCGAAATGATTACATAAAAGAACCAAAACATGAAAAAGATATAAGAATTTATTATTACCAAAAGCGTGGGTGACCATCTGGCCACATAAGTTGAGTAAAACTTTTAACAGAGTCATAGTTGGAGGCATCTTCAAGTCCGAAGCCTTCATACAACAAAGAAACCTGATTGCATGGTCCAACCCAGCCATGGTAAGGCAAGGGACTAACGTTCTTCTGTTTCCTTTCCACTGGGACCGCAATCAGTTCTTTCATCAACTCGAAAGTCTCTTCTCGGACTTTTGCTGAAATCTTTTCGTACACCACCTCAAAACAGCCGAAAGTCTCGCAAGCCTCTCGAACCCTTTTGCACAAACGGTGCCACCCATCAGTTCCTCGCTTCAAATCCGATGGACGGAACTCAATGACTGGGAACTCAATCTCAGCATTGACACCCATGTTCTTAACTTTATTTTGCTCTAAGGAAATGTTCTTTTGGAATAAATGAGCTTGTAGATTAACTTGGTTTCTCTTTACGTTGGGAGTCAGTTCTATTTATAGCCTTTTCTCAAGGGTGGCCAGGTGAATAGAAACATCTCTATTAACTTTCCggttctttttttaatttgattaacaGAGGCGCACTGGTCGCAGGAAATTCTAAACAgtacttaatataaaattaagaGTTGAATtcaattgaaagaattgaacAAAAAAGGAAATAAGAGTTAGTTCCATATTACGTATCTAATCAAATAAGTTAAGGAATAATTTATATTAGggtattttaatatatataatttttaggtactaataaaataatatcatatcatcATCAATTTTTGAAAAGATACAAATATTAATTTACATTCAATGAGATAGGATATCATctctaatttaattattatttttgggagAAAACGTTGAAACTATATGTGAgaaaaaacataaacaaaaataaataaaatttgaaaaatgtttaaatcaataattaaaaattatttaaatatttctttttgtACTTTTTGATACCCAGTAAGCATTTGTCTTTGAAGTGAATGATTGATTTATTGTAAAGGTTATTAGGTATACAAAAATAAAGGTCTTTTTTTAGatgcattttaaaagtttaattgctatttttgaaaaagtttgaggactTTTTGCACCATTAAGCTAATTTTTGAACATTACAACTCGTAAGATAATCCATATGtatttcatcctatttctttgaattttttatatatttttttgaaattcgaatattttattttgttaaaatttaaattatttgttgacttGGCATGTAAAACAAATAGTGTAATAgcaatatgaaatataaatagaTTGTCTCACCGGTGGCCACTCTAACATcgttaaaaaaattaaggttttagtcaatatttttattaaagaaaaataatttaactttttttgaaagataaatgactaaatttatcttaagaaaaaaaagaaaaaattaataaaaatataattattaaaggttaaatttattattatataaaaaaactttcTTCCAAATTAAGAAGGATGAACGTCATCACAAGTTGGCAtattgctttattttattttttttggtgaaaggCATGTTGTTTTATTAGACGAAACAGTAGGTTCATAAGTCCCTAGAAAAAGTCAATGTTGGGGAAGGAAAAGGTCGCTTGAAAGGATGGGGCTATACCCAGTTTTTAGGCTTCCACCACCTTCCTTTCTTGTATGTGAGTATGGTGGTGGAACCCATTCACATAAAACAATGCAAGTCCATGTCCATGGAGTCGGCCATGGAGCTGTATTGATAGCTAGCTAGTCCCCTCTTTAACAAGGGTAGCAATAGAGTTGTGGGGGAATGGATATTATCTTATTTACTTTATATCCTTTTAGATATATAAGTTTTCGATACCACGTCTTATTCtttaaattgtaattattattaaaataattaatatataaaatatttaaaaatagaagactttgaaattataattaagtaattGTATAATATTGGAAAAAGTATATTTGtataatctttacaagataaatatatttcatatttatactttttattcttcaaatcataaaatatataatttttacgtactaataaaagaatattatatcattaatacctaaaaattatatattttaaaatactccaaatataatttattctGTAACAATTTATTAAGATTCTCTTCCATTTGAATGATTAAAATATCAGTGTAATTTATGGCTAATTGTTAGCTCTTAAATTTGAACGTCAATGCATGCATATAACAATATCATTCGTGTTCTGCTTTGGCGACTGTATGTCCTGCGAACCCTGTATTCGCCTCTGGTTTTGTAGATGGTTTGGAAAACCAACATGGCATAAACAAGTAGACAAAGTTAGGTAGAAGACAATGTGCTGACATCATTCTATGGAATTAGAGGTGACTAactgatttaaaaaataataatttaaaattttcataaaagccgtcacattgcattttattttctttataaaaaaaagttaattaattcTTGGACGTTACATTAAAGCATAATTTTatctatttgtattgttaaaaattgacgtGGTTGATGAAATAACCACATGTACTTCATGTTGACGTACAGGGGCAGTTTTTAgcaataaattaaaattgatgGAATTTCTAACCGAATGACCAATTTGCTCTATATTCTAAGGTACaagactaatttatttatttattgagtATATGGGGCAAAATAGAATCTAACTCTTAATACATGagtctccatgatacttttaccctactatttaaaaataataacttaTTAAAAACATAaccttatattaatatttatatatttttataattaaaatttaaagttatttaatttaaatactagTCTATCCAAGGAAAAAAATTTCTTGCCCAGCCTGACTCACGTAAGGCTGATCCTACCAAGCCAGCCAaacttattttttgtttttagagATTGTGTGATTCGAATCTCGtcatttgttgaagaaataaatacagtGACAGAATAATGGGATCTGTGGGGGTGAAAGGCCAATGGCCACCATAATTCCCATTAAGCACAAAATTGGACTAGGGTTGCGATCGGGGATCACCCCTGTGGTATGGGCTATATAGCATAAGTTGAATCCGTATAGAAATATTCTTCTTCTATTTAACTTTGATTAGAATAGGGgttttcaacccttaaatagataTAGTCGAAACTTCTATTGTATTATTCGTTTTTCAATATTAGTGAATTTTTCCTCTTCTGCCCGTGgatttttcccgaaagggtttcaacgtaaaatctgtgtgagttctttttttttcttttcttattacttTGCGGTCGTTctattgtcattatcgacgtttattataacatttttaaatatatatttctatacATTCGTATATATTTATTCTTCTATTATTTCTAAAGGGTAAAATTTACTTAACCCTCTCAGGTTTGAAGAAAGCACCTTAACatctatttacaaaataaattttaaatgaaaattaattatacccgttttattatttatttatttatgtattttctatttcatttaatcacttttttatttttaattacaaaacaataaaaatatagttacatattaaaatgataaatttaaatatatttcacttttttcataaaaaataacatttaacttcaattaacattaattatattaaatttattttaattctgttttaTATTAACATCgagataaatttattaaattaattttaagtaaaattaattaactatatttatttataaggttCTAACAAAAATGAAATTGATTATATTACAAAAGTAAAATATCATCTCaacattaatatataatttatattaaaattcaaataattaacatgtatttggataaaaaaatctttaaaagagaagacaaaaataaaatataattattattgataatacatttttaaaaacAACTTACAATCAATAATACCCTAGCTTAATAGCAAGGGGAAGGCCTCGAGAACTTTAATATTAGGGATGATAATGGAGTGGGATAGGGTGGATGTTGCTAAATTCACTACTGCTCCACAACCCACTTCACTCCATTATAGATGTATAATCTTAAAAACTATTAACACCTCCATGGATGTTAGATGCATCCATCACTGCCTCGCGCCACCCCTCGCTctgcttcaatttaatttttgctacttatctttaatattttgaatatttttaaatgcaagtaaatatttaaacataattcttcaaaaaaaatatttaaatatttaaacataaaacatataaTCTTATTATAACACAttattacacttttacccttttaataattttatatatatacaatgttGGATCTGGTGTCGTAagtgaagtatattttgatttgtatACTAGTACTTTTCTAATAAATTTGTTTAACGATAACATCCATTAGTtacattaatatcatttgtatCTTGTCCTCaatgtttttgcatgcaaagcaaaatggacgTAAATGTTGACTCactagttatctaatgtttaactaatagtaagcggtattacatgg carries:
- the LOC107938007 gene encoding probable 2-oxoglutarate-dependent dioxygenase AOP1, which encodes MGVNAEIEFPVIEFRPSDLKRGTDGWHRLCKRVREACETFGCFEVVYEKISAKVREETFELMKELIAVPVERKQKNVSPLPYHGWVGPCNQVSLLYEGFGLEDASNYDSVKSFTQLMWPDGHPRFCNTLHTMTTQIEELNKLIWLMIIDSYGLGEKWESVMINYKSLVRFMKYMAPPPGEYEKGLFAHTDKPVSTIICDDQVSGLEIEVNGQWIKLSLSPSSFCFVVGDPLKAWSNGRLKAVNHRVIMSGEKDRFSIATFAIPVEGTIIKAPKELIDEQHPQLFKDFDFMDFFLFAFSKPAKHIDSGEQLQAFASLSPPISD